cagcgatttgtgtgtattgctttgatttccagcatctgcagattttctcttgtttataatagCAATAAATCTGCTTTCTGTGTTATGTAACATAGTctgaaaagaccataagacataggagcagaattaagccattcagcccattgagtctgttggctattcaatcatggctgatttattttgctTTCAACACcgttctcctgtaacctttgacaacccatACTAACTAAGTACCTAGCAACCTATGCTTTAAATAtctccaatgatttggcctccacagccatctgagaATTTTGTTCTTCACTAGATTTGTTTGAACTTCATGCAGCAGAAATGTTTGTGGCTTATTTAATTTCTGATACTGGGAAATGATGAGTACTGAAAGTCGAACCATGTTAATTCCTTTGCAAATATGGCTTTTATTTCCCTCTTCCAGAAGTTTTAAAGGAACTCGATGATGCTTATGAAAAATACAAGCAAGAAATGGACATCACACAAAGGAAGCGGCTGCTGCATCACCTCCAAAGAGCATTAATTAACAGCCAAGAGTTGGGGGATGAGAAAATTCAGATTGTGACACAAATGAGTGAGCAAGTAGAGAATTGTGCAAGACAGATGGATAGTCACTCGGATTGCTTTGAGGACCAAAATGAACATGATAAGTCTATAGAGAAGGTTAAAACAGAGATACCTCAAACAGAAAGGCCTTCCAGAAGACCACGTAGACAGAAAAATAGTGAAAACCGTGAATTGTGTCACATTGGCAATGAAATTGAAGAGGGAGAGGAGCAGCCCAAAGAGAAGAAATCAAAATCTGCAAAAAAGAAACGCTCTAAAGCTAGACCAGAAAGGGAAGTCTCTCCTATTGACTTTCCGATTGATCCCAATGAGCCCACCTACTGCCTCTGCAACCAAGTGTCTTTCGGTGAAATGATAGGATGTGATAATGAAGAATGTCCAATTGAATGGTTTCATTTTTCTTGTGTAGGATTAACATATAAACCGAAAGGCAAATGGTACTGTCCAAAATGCAGAGGTGACACTGAAAAGACAATGGACAAATGCATAGAGAAATCAAAAAAAGATAGGAGGTCAAGATAGTGCTTGCCCCTAATTTTAAGGTTTTCATATTGATATCATGTATAAGCATATCGCTTAAATTGTATTTGAAGCTATGCAATTTTTACTGTAGTATTAAACCTTGCTGAATTTTCACTCATACATTTTGACTCATGGACATTTGTGAACAAATACTTACTGAATTAGATTTTAAATTAACAGTAATGTtcaatttggattttttttgctAGTAGTTTAACATACAGAAGAGCTCGAACAGTTAATCTAGATGATACCATTTTCACGTTAGAGCATAGAATATTTGTGGGAGCAGGAGCAACAACTAATTGTAAACACAAAGTAGGGGTGTAGAAGATGGACGGAAATAATTGTAAACTATTATACATTATGTCCTTTATAGTTTAGTCTTATTGGCTATTGATATGCTCCTTATTGTACAGTATTGAAATGTGTTACTGATTTTAAGGCTATATTTAGTAAGCTAACATTTTGGTACTGAAATAAGACACTTGGGAAGTAAGCTTTTTTTTTGGTACAGGTCTAATCTGCTTGTAGCAAAGAGATCTCTGTATTCTGACCAACATTAACACTTCACTACCACTATTACAAAGTAGTTGAAAGGTCAATTGAGATAAACTAGTTATTTAAAGGTAGAGtgctatagcacagaaacaggctccctGTGCCGAACTGTATTCTGCCTCGCAccttcaacctgcacctggatgaTAGCTCTTCGTAcccttcccatctatgtacttacccaaatttctcttaaatattgcaatcaaccatgcattcaccactttctgaattaagaagttccccttaaatatttcatctttcatccttaacccattacctctaattctagtctcacccaatctcagtggaaaaagcctgcttgtatttgacctatctattcccctcataattttgcatacctgtatccaatctcccctcattctccttcgctccaaggaatagtcctaaactattcaacttttccttgtaactcaggtcctcaagacctagcaacattcttgtaaatggtCATCTGTACTTGAAAatattattgatatctttcttgtaggtagctGACTAGAACTGGGCAAAGTactgcaaattaggcctcactgctGTGTTATATAACTTCATCATAACATCTCaattcctgtattcaatactttgaagGTCAATATGCGAAACGCTctttttacaaccctatctactttTAACGCCACTTTCAGACGATTATGgaactgtatttccagatccttttgttctattaTACTCCTCAGTGCAGTACCACTCACTATAGAAGTTCTGTCCTGTTTTGTCCTCATAAAAGGCAAAACTTCCCACTTATCTCCAttaaattccgtctgccatttttca
The DNA window shown above is from Mobula birostris isolate sMobBir1 chromosome 5, sMobBir1.hap1, whole genome shotgun sequence and carries:
- the LOC140197200 gene encoding inhibitor of growth protein 2-like, coding for MRTSTRRGSFSGCFTLLQTALKRDFLPPAMELSPEEAERSAQSSSRRSHVLRGGTDRRAGAEPVGCFCWEEGRRSSVRVRTMLAQCHRPRVSGYVEDYLESVETLPLELQRSVSRLREIDTRYCEVLKELDDAYEKYKQEMDITQRKRLLHHLQRALINSQELGDEKIQIVTQMSEQVENCARQMDSHSDCFEDQNEHDKSIEKVKTEIPQTERPSRRPRRQKNSENRELCHIGNEIEEGEEQPKEKKSKSAKKKRSKARPEREVSPIDFPIDPNEPTYCLCNQVSFGEMIGCDNEECPIEWFHFSCVGLTYKPKGKWYCPKCRGDTEKTMDKCIEKSKKDRRSR